Genomic DNA from Nitrospirota bacterium:
AAGCATTCCCGGAATTGACAGGTCAGGGGTGACCGCAGGCAGTTTCATATGACCTACGGATAAAGAGGCATTAATTTCTTTGTTCACAAAACTCACACTGCCGGGTGCATTTACATCCGCAGTTTCCTGCATCACCCATCCTGCCAACTCAGGGTATTCAAAAAAAAACCCTGTTTTCTTGTCGGCATAACGTTTCAATATTTGAATAGGTTTTGCATCCTCCCCAAGCACTGCTAACGGAATGATAAAGGTCAAAACTAAAATTGTTGATGCTAACATCAATTTTTTTGCCTTATGCATTTGTCACGCCTCACTTTGTAATTGTTAAAGGTAATTGATATTAATGACAAAGAATTTTAACATGGTTTCCGCTCATATGCAAATCGGCAGGTTCAACCTCCCCTCTTGACATCCTCTGAATTGTTTTTCATACTACCAATCAAAAAAGGGAGAAAAAAATGGAAGCAAAAGAATTATTCCGGGAAGGACAAGGCTTCTTCATGGAAGGAAAGTATGGAGAAAGCATCGCATCATTTTCAAAAGCCATTGAGGCCGGAGAGAAAACAGAAATAGCCTTTTTAAGCAGGGGTGTTGCATCTTTCAGGATGGAGCAGTTTGATAAGGCGATGCAGGATTTCAGCTTTGTCATTGACATAAACAGCCAGAATTTCCGGGCTTACTTTTACCGCGGGATATCATATATGGCAAAAGAGGATTATGAAAATGCCATAAAGGATTTTGATAGTACCATAAAAATCAACTCCGGCTACGGAGCCGCCTTTTTCGCCCGCGGCACGGCTTATGCCCAGATAGGGAATGAATATGAAGCGCAGCGGAGCATCCAGTCTGCAATAGCCTGCTCTGAAACATCAATGCAGTGGATTACAGACCACTACGGTATGTTCCGGACGCAGTTTGACCAGGCCATGGCGCTTATGCCGGGTGAAAACGATTTTTCTGAAAGCTACGAAGAGCGGATAAAAAAAATCAGAGAGTCTTTTGAGGAAGAGAAATAGGGGGTTTTATGGAAGGCTTTTAGGGACGGCGGAGAAAAATGGTGCCCCCTGCAAGAATCGAACTTGCGGCACCAGGTTTAGGAAAAGCATCAAGTAGCGAGTGATTATGGATTGGAATTAAGACCTGCGGCTGCCAAGATATTAGCGTAGCACAGATATTTCAAGCTGCAAAAACTTCCTCAGTAGAAATAGCCTTAGATGCATAAAGAACCGCTGCTCTTATATCGTCATTGGCCAAGAAAGGATAATCTTTAAGGAGGCTCTCATAAGTTGCGCCGTAGGCAAGTTTTTCAAGTATAAGTTCCACAGTAAGCCTTGTTCCCTTTATCACAGGCTTTCCGAGCATAATCTTTGTATCTATTGCTATCCTTTTAAGAAGACTCTCATCTTTCATTTCTTCCAGTGCTTCTTTGCTCTTTCAAAAATATCTTCTACCGTCTGCCCTGCATAAAGGCGTCTGGATATCTTCACATAATCGGTAGGCTTGTGATGTAAAAGCGTAAGAAATCTCAGGGCAGCGGTAGGCCCCAGAGTTTTATTCAATGCCTCAATGCCTTTTAACTTGATTTCTGTATCATCAACAGTCTTTGTCTTCATTTATTCAGCCTCTCTTATATATTCTACTGGATTCATAACCTTAATCTCAAGGGACAATTTTTTAGCGTACTTTATCAACTCCTCATCACAGGTTAGGAAAAACTTGCACTTTGCATGAGATGCACAAGCTAAATGCACATTGGGGTCAGACTTACTTATTAACATTTGGTAAAACCCGGCTCCACATCCCGTATTTTTCTTCCCGACTATTATATAAAACATATCTCCATCATGCCATATATAAAAATATATTTCAAAAACCCATCAGAAATTTGGCAATTTGCAGAGAGTCGGACTCATAAACCTTTTTTACTGCGTTTGACATGGTACGCCGCAGGCGCTTCTGCCACATGCAGCAAGCGCTCTTTTTTTTCAGGTTCAAACACAACATGCACCTGTGCGTGAAGCGCTTCTGCTACGCGGCGGAGCATGCTGAGGGAGTGGCCTTCATAGCCGGGAGATTCAAGCCTGCTGATCTGCTGCTGAGAGGTTTTGAGGAGTTTAGCTAAATCTTTTTGTGAAAGCCCCGCCTTACGGCGAAGGGCAGCAATCTGTATCGCAACATCCCATGCTTCTCCGGCACGCTTAAAGCGTTCAGCAAACACAGGGTCTTTTAATTGCTCCTCAAGATAATAATCAAAATTAGTTTTTTTCATTGCCCCATTCTCATATAATTCTACCGTAAAATCCATATCTATGTCAACATCAATTTTGATGTATTAACGTAGTATCCATATGTTATGTTTCTTTTTTCGACCTGATTACACTGACAACTTCCGGTAAAAAGCATCTTTCGCACATACTCCGCGCCAACTGCATTCTTTGCAGTATGAAGAAACCCACTCGGAAAATATTTCGGGAATCCTGTTTTTAAGCGCATCCCATTCAATCTGATCGTTATATGAAAGTCCGAGAAGCATGAGGGCTTTTGCATCCATCCGCCGGATTGATTCTTCGGCATTCTCCGCATACCGGCATTCATTCTGTTTAAGATGCAGACAGCTTGCACACACATTATCAGCGCTGGAGGATACAGTGATTATCTCCTTTTCCGCAAGACTCAGCGTATGCGTGAGGTTTTCTATGAAGGCTTCATCATATCCTTCTCCATTAAAAAAGTGCAGGCATATCAGGTGATGTCCTCTTAGTAATGGCATAGGCGTTTGGGAGTTATAGAAAAAATGGTGCCCCCTGCAAGAATCGAACTTGCGGCACCAGGTTTAGGAAACCTGTGCTCTATCCAACTGAGCTAAGGGGGCATTCTTAGTTAACAGTTAACAGTTAACAGTTGACAGTTAACAGTTCATAGAAAACCGTTCATAGTTAACGGTTGACAGATAACAGAAAACTATTGACATCAGCTAACCGTTGACAGATAAGACAACAGTTTTATGATTTGTCAGCTTTTAAAGATCTGATTAATCCGTTAACCATCATTGACAACTCATTGCATTCAGTTGTCAATTCATCAAAAATAGATTTCTTAATATAATTTTCCTTAAGAGCTATCTCCAAAAGAGGAATACACTCATAAATAGAGCTCCTGGCTATCCTGAGAAATTGGACAAAATCTTTCTTATGATATCTTCCGCTTCCTTCTGCAATATTAGAAGGAACCGAAATTGAAGCCCTTCTTATCTGAGACGTAATACCGTATATCTCATTTGCAGGAAAATCTTTAGTAATCTTATAAATTTTACCTGCAAAATCAACTGCCCTCTTATATACGCTTAATTTCTCAAAACTAAATCCCATCTTTATCTTGAATACTGTGAACTGTCAACTGTGAACTGTCAACTAAATTGGTCGGGGCGAGAGGATTTGAACCTCCGACCCCACGGTCCCGAACCGTGTGCGCTACCGGACTGCGCTACGCCCCGAAGTCATTTCAATAAAACTAAAAATTAAACGTGTGCGCTACTCCCGACAAGTCGGGACGCTACGCCCCGTGTGAAAATAATACCATATTTCCTAAGATAAATTCTTTTCTCTCTTAGGGTCCCCTTTGATTATTTTAGGTCTGTAAATAACTGCGAGGGTTAAAAATTCTATACTTCAAACGCATCCTTAATCAGCTCAAACTCAGGCTTGCTGTCTTTGTAATAAATGCTGAGCACGTCAAACCTGCATGAAGGAGTTTCTTTAAATCTCTTGAGATACGAAAGCGCCACCTTTGCAATCTTGCGCCTTTTGTGATAATTCACCGCCTCAAACGGCATGCCGAATTCAAGGCTTTCTCTTGTCTTGACCTCTAAAAAGACCAGCGTTTCTTTGTCTCTGGCAATTATATCAATCTCGCCCATAGGCGTCTTGTAGTTTCTTTCAACGAGCATATACCCGTTCTTTTTTAAAAACTTTCCCGCAAGCTCCTCCCCGTCCCTTCCAAGACTCATTCCATTCCTCCGCGAACAGCTTACAGCGTTATAGCGTTTTCAAAACAACAGCATATATGTTTGAAAAACTTTAAGGCAACACCTTAGAGTCATGCTGCCTTTGAACAAATTGTTAAGGGTAAATACTTAAAACTTTTTGCAGCATGACAGATAATAATCATCGTTGTTTTCTTAAAGTTTTGAGGGCATATATGCTGTTGTTGCTCATCCTTCATCCCGAATAAGTCGGGACAAGTCCTTCATACCTCAACCTTCCTCAATGCTTCTGTAAAAACAGCTTCTGTTGCCTGTGTGGCAGGCTCCTTCGCCAATCTGCTCAACCCTTATAAGAAGCGTGTCTTCATCACAGTCATAAAGAATCTCCTGCACAAGCTGAATGTTGCCTGAGGTCTCGCCCTTCATCCAGTATTTCTGCCTTGAACGGCTCCAAAAATGCGTCCTGCCGGTTGCTACCGTCCTCTCAAGCGCAGTCTTGTCCATATAAGCCAGCATCAAAACTTCGTTGTCCTCTACGTCCTGTATTATTGCCGGGACAAGCCCCTTTTCATCATATTTAAGTTCCGGTATCATTAATCCTCCAAAAAAAACAATTATTATTACAGTTTATACCCTATCTTCCTTAAAAATTCCTTCCTGTGCATTTTATCAGATGCAGTCTCAACACCTTTCGGTGAAAAACCGTCTATGATCCCGATAATCCCCCTGCCCTGCTTTGTCTCGGCAGCCACAACCTCCACGGGGTTTGCAGTCGCACAATAAATATTGCAGACTTCAGGGCAGTTCTTTACGGCATTCAGAACATTTATCGGGAACGCGTCTTTAAGTGCAATGCA
This window encodes:
- a CDS encoding tetratricopeptide repeat protein, with translation MEAKELFREGQGFFMEGKYGESIASFSKAIEAGEKTEIAFLSRGVASFRMEQFDKAMQDFSFVIDINSQNFRAYFYRGISYMAKEDYENAIKDFDSTIKINSGYGAAFFARGTAYAQIGNEYEAQRSIQSAIACSETSMQWITDHYGMFRTQFDQAMALMPGENDFSESYEERIKKIRESFEEEK
- a CDS encoding DUF433 domain-containing protein → MKDESLLKRIAIDTKIMLGKPVIKGTRLTVELILEKLAYGATYESLLKDYPFLANDDIRAAVLYASKAISTEEVFAA
- a CDS encoding helix-turn-helix transcriptional regulator → MKKTNFDYYLEEQLKDPVFAERFKRAGEAWDVAIQIAALRRKAGLSQKDLAKLLKTSQQQISRLESPGYEGHSLSMLRRVAEALHAQVHVVFEPEKKERLLHVAEAPAAYHVKRSKKGL
- a CDS encoding DUF1284 domain-containing protein translates to MPLLRGHHLICLHFFNGEGYDEAFIENLTHTLSLAEKEIITVSSSADNVCASCLHLKQNECRYAENAEESIRRMDAKALMLLGLSYNDQIEWDALKNRIPEIFSEWVSSYCKECSWRGVCAKDAFYRKLSV
- a CDS encoding four helix bundle protein, whose protein sequence is MGFSFEKLSVYKRAVDFAGKIYKITKDFPANEIYGITSQIRRASISVPSNIAEGSGRYHKKDFVQFLRIARSSIYECIPLLEIALKENYIKKSIFDELTTECNELSMMVNGLIRSLKADKS
- a CDS encoding YraN family protein encodes the protein MSLGRDGEELAGKFLKKNGYMLVERNYKTPMGEIDIIARDKETLVFLEVKTRESLEFGMPFEAVNYHKRRKIAKVALSYLKRFKETPSCRFDVLSIYYKDSKPEFELIKDAFEV
- the hisI gene encoding phosphoribosyl-AMP cyclohydrolase produces the protein MIPELKYDEKGLVPAIIQDVEDNEVLMLAYMDKTALERTVATGRTHFWSRSRQKYWMKGETSGNIQLVQEILYDCDEDTLLIRVEQIGEGACHTGNRSCFYRSIEEG